One Thiocapsa sp. genomic window, GTCGCGCTCGATCAGGGCGTAGGCCGAATGATTGTGGATGGACTCGAAGTTTTCGGCCTCGACCACGTAAGCGGTGACGCGGTCATCCTCGTTCAGGCGCGTGGCGACGTCCCGCACCAGGTCTTCGACGAACTTGGGGTTGTCGTAGGCATGTTCGGTCACGTACTTCTCGTCCGGCCGCTTCAGCAGTCCGAAGAGCTCGGAGGATGCCTCCGCCTCGACCATCTCGATGAGCTCCTCGATCCAGATGTGACCCTGCGTGCGGACCTGCACGGTCACATGGGAGCGCTGATTGTGCGCACCGTAGGCCGAGATCTTCTTCGAGCAGGGGCAGAGGCTGGTGACGGGCACGACGACCTTGAGCTCCAGGCTCGGGAGGCCCTGTTGGATCTCGCCGATGAAGGTGACTTCGTAGTCGAGCAGGCTCTCCACGCCGGTGACGGGCGCCTTCTTGTTCACGAAGAAGGGGAAGCGCATCTCGATATGACCGGCCTCGGACTCCAGGCGCTGCGACATCTCGGTCAGCATCTCCTTGAAGGAGGAGACGCCGATCTCGCGCTCGTGATTATTCAGGATCTGCACGAAACGGGACATGTGGGTCCCCTTGAAGTCGTGCGGCAGGTACACGTACATGTTGAAGTTGGCGACCGTATGCTGCTCGGTGCCGCTGCGATCGCTCACACGCACCGGGTGGCGGATGTCCTTGATCCCCACCTTATCGATAGCGATCCGACGAGAGTCGGCGCTCCCCTGGACGTCGGCGATCTCGGCGTTGGCGGGTGCGGCGCAGCAATTGGGCTCGAGCACGTGCTCCATGATGTGACTTCTCTCGATGGATCGTCTTTAGTGTCAAACCCGGAATTTGGGGACTGAGGCCGACAAGACAAACCGGCGCGGGTTGCCCGTGTCGATCCGCCGTGTCGATCTGCGGTGCCGATCTGCGGTGCAGATCCCCTTCTCGGAGGGGATGCCCGCCTCAGTGCTTGCGACCGATCAGCGCGCCCGCGATCCAGCGCAGGGGCTCGGCCCCGGACGAAAAAACCGCGATGCTTTCGAGCGCATCGGCGATCAAGGCGGCGGCCATCTCCTTGGCCTCGGGCAGCCCGACAAGGGCCGGGTAGGTCGCCTTCTCCAGGACTTGATCGCGACCGGCCGTCTTGCCGATCAGGTCCGTGTCGCCTTCCACGTCGAGCACATCGTCCTGGATCTGAAAGGCGAGACCGATACATTTGGCATAGTGATCGAGACGCTCGGCGTGATCCGGGTCCGTTGCCTCGTGGGCGAGGATGCCCATCTGCACGGCCGCTCTGATCAAAGCGCCTGTCTTGTGGATGTGGATATGCTCGAGCATGGCCACGTCCTGGACGCTGCCCTCGGCGGCCAGATCGAGTGCCTGACCACCGACCATGCCGCGTGCGCCGCTGGCACGCGCGAGGCTTGCGACCATCGCGATGCGCTTCTCGGCATCCAGTCCGGGCGACTCGGCCAACGCCTGGAAGGCGAGGGTTTGGAGCGCATCGCCGGCCAGGATCGCGGTCGCCTCGTCGAAGGCGCGATGACAGGTCGGGCGCCCGCGCCTCAGATCGTCGTCGTCCATCGCCGGGAGGTCGTCGTGGATCAAAGAGTAGGCATGGATCAGCTCGACGGCACAGGCGGGGCGGTCGAGCAGGGCGGGATCCACACCGAGTGCCTCGCCGGCGGCATAGGCCAAGAGCGGACGGATGCGCTTGCCGCCGCCGAGGACCGTGTAGCGCATCGCCTCGTGCAGCCGAAAGGGCTGCACGCCTGCATGCGGCAGAAGGGTGTCGAGCGTGGCTTCGACGCGGGCGCCGCAGCGCGCGCGGAAGTCGTCCAGAGTGGCGTCAGTCATTGGATTCGAAGGGCTCTAGATCGGCACCGGATTCGGACCTGGGTCCGGCATCGGGCCGAGTGTCGGTGAGGATACGCACGCGTTGCTCGGCCACATCCAGCGCCTGTTGGCAGGCACGGGTCAGGCCGATACCGCGCTCGAAAACGGTCAGTGACTCTTCGAGACTCATCTCGCCCTTCTCGAGGGCATCGACGATCGATTCAAGCTCGGCGAGCGACTGCTCGAAGGACGGCGGGGGCGGAGCGACTGGCTTTTTCATGCGCTTGAACCGCGTCCTGAGCGGATACCGATGCTTCGTTGGATAACGCCGCTCGGTTGAATCCAACGGGTTCTGGCCGGACGCGGTTCGAGGTGTTTCGGAGGCACAGTTAAATTACCGCAGCTCTTCGGATGGGTCAAACCGCAGGTGTGCAGGTTCGCCGCGGATCCGATGGCGCCGCGTGGACGCGCCTCGACAGTAGGCAAAGCGGTTCTACGAGCGCTTCGGATTTTACGCGCTGGCGGACAGGCCCGAGCGTCTGTTCTTGCCGCTGGGTCTGCCGGCACAATAGACTCCGCGATCGACAACCACTTCATCTGCTCGTTTCGAGCCTATCATCAGCGTTTCTCCGACAGGATCGACCCACAGCTCTCATGACCGGCCACTACGATGCCTCAGCCATCGAGGTCCTCAGCGGCCTCGACCCGGTGCGCAAGCGCCCCGGGATGTACACCGACACGACGCGCCCCAACCACCTGGCTCAGGAGGTCATCGACAACAGCGTCGACGAGGCGCTCGCCGGGCACGCCCGTCGCATCGAGGTCGTGCTCTTCGCCGACGGCTCGCTCGAGGTGAGCGACGACGGGCGCGGCATGCCGGTGGATATCCACCCCGAGCAGGGCCTGCCCGGCGTGGAGGTCATCCTCACCAAGCTGCACGCGGGCGGCAAGTTCAACGGCGACAATTATCGCTTCTCCGGCGGTTTGCACGGGGTCGGCGTCTCGGTGGTGAATGCGCTCTCGCAGCGCCTGGATGTCTGGGTCAAACGCAGCGGTCACGAGCACCACATGGCCTTCGCCGGCGGCGAGAAGGCGAGCGATCTGGTTCAGCTTGGAAGCGTCGGGCGCGGCAACACGGGCACCCGGTTGCGATTCTGGCCGAATCCGAAGTATTTCGACACGCCCAAGATCGCCACCCGCCCGCTGACGCATCTGCTGCAGGCCAAGGCGGTCCTCTGTCCCGGCCTCGAGGTCCGCTTTCGCGAGGAGGCGAGCGGGGACGAGCAGGTCTGGTGCTACCAGGACGGTCTCAAGGACTATCTGCTCCAGGCGCTCAACGGGGCCGAAACCCTGCCGTCGCAGCTCTTCGTCGGCGACCTTGAAGGCACCAACGAGGCGGCGAGCTGGGCGCTGGGCTGGTTGCCCGATGGCGGCGAGGCGGTTGCCGAGAGCTACGTGAACCTCATCCCGACGGTGCAGGGCGGCACCCACGTCAACGGGCTGCGTTCGGGGCTCACCGAGGCGGTACGCGAGTTCTGCGAATTCCGCAACCTGCTGCCGCGCGGCGTGAAGGTGGCCCCGGAGGATGTCTGGGGCCGCGTCAGCTACATCCTCTCGGTCAAGCTGATCGAGCCGCAGTTCTCCGGGCAGACCAAGGAGCGGCTGTCCTCGCGCGAGTGCGCCGCCTTCGTCTCGGGCGTGGTCAAGGATGCCTTCAGTCTCTGGCTGAATCAGCATGTGGCCGAGGGCGAGCGGATCGCCGAGCTGGTCATCGGTGCCGCTCAGGCGCGACTGCGCGCCGGTCGCACCGTGACCCGCAAGAAGATCACGCAGGGGCCGGCCCTGCCGGGCAAGCTCGCCGACTGCACCTCGACGGATCCTGAGCGCGGCGAGCTCTTTCTGGTGGAGGGCGATTCGGCCGGCGGCTCGGCCAAGCAGGCGCGCGATCGCGAGTTCCAGGCCATCCTTCCGCTGCGCGGCAAGATCCTCAATACCTGGGAGGTCGATGCGGCCGAGGTCCTGGGTTCGCAGGAGGTCCACGACATCGCGGTGGCCATCGGCGTGGATCCGGGCAGCGACGATCTCGCGCGGCTGCGCTTCGGCAAGGTCTGCATCCTTGCCGATGCCGATTCGGACGGCGCACATATCGCGACCCTGCTCTGTGCGCTCTTTCTGCGTCACTTCAGGCGTCTGGTCGCCGAAGGGCACGTCTTCGTCGCCATGCCGCCGCTCTACCGCATCGACGTCGGCAAGCAGGTCTTCTACGCCCTGGACGACAGCGAGAAGCGCGGCATCCTGGACCGCATCGAGGCCGAGAAGATCAAGGGCAAGGTCAATGTTCAGCGTTTCAAAGGGCTGGGCGAGATGAATCCGGGGCAACTGCGCGAGACGACCATCCATCCGGATACCCGGCGCCTGGTTCAGCTCACGGTTGAAGCCGAAGACGACAGCAACAACCTCCTGGACATGCTGCTGGCCAAAAAGCGCGCATCCGATCGACGGGCCTGGTTGCAGGAGAAGGGCGACCTCGCCGAGGTTTAGCCTCTTGTCGGTGCGATTCGACATTCCACACTGGATGACTCCATCACGATGACACCATTCCGCCTCGGACATGCCGCGGATCTCGATTGGCGTCTGGCTGCCGATCGATGTCTGACGCAGATCGGGAGCGTGCCGAAAGAGGCGACGCTCGGATTTCTCTATGTCACCGATGTGCTTGCGGATGATCTCGACGAAATCCTCCGCAGCCTTCGCGCGGCCACGGGCATCGCGCAATGGGTCGGCAGTGTCGGCATGGGGATCTGTGCCACCGGTGCCGAGTACTACGATGAGCCCGCGCTTGCGGTCATGCTCGGCGAGTTTCCGAGCGATGATTTTCGGGTCTTTCCGAGCCTGGTCGAGGATCTCGACGACTTCGATCTGCGTCACGGCGACTGGATGCGCAGCAACCCGCCCTATCTGGGCCTGGTCCACGGCGACCCATCCAACGGTCTGACCGAGATCCTGATCCAACAGCTCGCACAGCGCACGACCGCGGGTTTCCTCGTCGGCGGTCTCGCCAGCGCGCGTGCAGACGCCCTGACCATCGCCGACGGGGTGACACGCGGCGGTCTGTCCGGCGTCCTCTTCTCCGAGCGGGTCGGGATCCTGACCCGGCTCAGCCAGGGCTGTTCGCCGATCGGACCGCATCACGTGATCACCGAAGGCCAGCGCAACATCCTGATGCGACTCGATGGCGAGCCCGCGCTCGATGTGCTCAAGCGCGATATCGGCGAGATCCTGGCCCGCGACCTTGCGCGTCTCGGCGGCTACATCTTCGCCGGGCTGCCGATCCAGGGCTCGGATACCGGCGATTATCTGGTGCGCAATCTGGTCGGCATCGATCCCCATCACGGCCTGGTCGCGATCGGGGATCTGGTGGAGCCCGGACGCGAGCTGATGTTCTGCAGGCGCGATGCCGATACCGCCCGCGAGGATCTCGACCGGATGCTCGAGGGCATCAAAGGCCGCCTGTCTGCTCCCCCGCGAGGCGGCATCTACGTCTCCTGCCTGGGGCGCGGGGTCAACCTCTTCGGCCCGGACTCGGCCGAGCTCAAGCAGATCCAGGCGACGCTCGGCGATGTGCCCATCGTCGGTTTTTACGCCAACGGCGAGATCTCGCAGGATCGTCTTTACGGCTATACGGGCGTCTTGACCCTCTTTACCTGAGGACGACCGCGCCCTCGCAATCAACGGGGTTCGCAATGACGGACACGGACATCGACATTCGCATCATGTCGCCGGCCGAGGTCGAGCCCGACATGCTGCCCGCCCTGCTCGACTATGATCGCCCCTTCTTTCCCGCCCCGCGTGCTCGGTTCCTGGAGACTTGGCTGACCCGGAAGGAGACGCGCCGAAGCTGGGCCCTCGTCGATCCGGCGGTCGATGCGGGCGGTGGCCCCGGACGCGTGACGGGTTACGGGACGGTTAGACAATGCCGCGCCGGTTGGAAGATCGGGCCGCTCTTCGCGGACGATCCCGCCGGAGCCGAGGTCCTGTTCCGACGCTTGGCCAGCTGTGCCGGCAACGATCCGGTCATCCTGGATCTACCCGAGCCCAATCCGGCCGCGCTGGACCTGGCGAAGGCCTATGGCCTGTCCCCCGTGTTCGAGACCGCGCGCATGTATCGAGGCACTGCGCCCTCGCTCCCGATCGATCGGATCTACGGCGTGACGACCTTCGAGCTGGTCTGAGCGGGTCTTCCGCGGTTCCGAGACACACTTCTGCGGTGCCGTCGATTCTTTCCCGGCGATGCACCGGCGTTGCTTCATCGCGACACCTTCGGGGAGCCTCACGGTGCATCCGAATACCGACCTCGATGCCGATCGTCATGATCCAGACCCGGCACTGGCCCCGGTGCCTGCGATGCACTTCGCCCGGCGCATCTCGGCCGCCGCGATATGCTCGGCTTGCTCCAAGCGTGTGCGCCGCGTCACGCCCCGATACCCGGCCGTATCTCGAACCTCCGGGTAGCCTCGCGCTCGCGCTTGGTCTAAAGTCAATCTCGGCAGGATCTTCGTACATCTTTTCGAACCATCGGTGAGTTTGCACTTCCAGTGGTATGAAATTTCCATGGTCCTGCCGAATCCCCGCACATCCATCACCAAGCCCCGGACTCGGACTTGGCCGGGCTTATGAGCGAGGCCCGGGAAGTGATGGAGCCGGATCGCTTCCAATTGACACGGAATTAGAGGGGCCCGGAATTAGAGGGGCCATGGTCGATTAAAAGTTTCAGGCATGGAATGATACGGTTTAGACCACTTGTTGCTCATGAGCAAGCGCAAACAATTTGGAGATGAGCATGGGCTTAACGTACGCCGATCTCATACTAGAGGCTACTTTTCGTGCCAGGAAGATGTCGGTGCGGGCATTAGTGGACTCGGGTGCAGTCTTCATGATCATTCCTCAACACGTTGCCCTCCAGCTCGGCTTCGATATTGATGAGGTCAGTACGCGAGAAGTTGTTCTTGCGGATGGATCAAGGAAACAGGTGCCGATGGTTGGACCTTTACGGGTTCATTTTCGTGATCGCTATTGCGATCTTTCGGCTTTGGTTTTCGGTGATGAAGCCTTGTTGGGTGCGGTCCCGATGGAGATGATGGATTTGGTTCTGCAACCGAGTACGCAGTCATTGACCGTAAATCCCGAAAGTCCATATATCCCCGTCGCGCTTGCGAAGTAGAAGGAAAAACGGGGACGCACCACATTAAACCGCGTCCAGAGCGACATGCGTTATTTTCATGTTGTGTCGGGCTCAAGGATTTTTCCGACCTTTTTGGAGACGCGGTTTAGAATTTAATATTTTTTAATACTCTAAACCGCCAGCTCCGACAGTCGTCGGAGCTGGCGCGGCCGATCCACTCCAACAAATGACGCATACCGCACCGGGCGCGGTTTAGGGCCTCGATCATCCCTTCGCCCACAGCGGCCACCGAATGCGTCGTCAGGCCATCCTGGCCTGACGGAATCAGGGCTGGAAGCCCTGACGACACAAGGATCGCCAGCAGCTGGACCAAACGATGATCAAGGCAGACAACGGTGTCCAGGATAATCAACCATGTCATGCCAAGCTAACATGCCAACAAGTTGCACGAACCGATGGCAAAGCAGCCTAAACCCCGGCTTCTTGAACTTCTAATGCCCTTGCGGGATGTGTTCTCTGCCGCGGGGCCGAACAACAAAGCGTGTGGTATCCTTAATAGAGACATCGGGTGGATCATTTGCGGGATCATAACGCCTACTCCATCCGATCTTTACGCATAGAGCGCGGTTCTACGGGAAATGGCTTGGCCGGAGCGACCGGACTCCCGGTTGCAAACGTGTCGTTACCCAGGATCCTGGGGAGCGCCCCCGCCCAGCTCGATCCCGATCCGCACGCGCACCAACTCGCCCAAAGTCGCCCACTCGGCTTGGTCCAGACCAGCCGCGATCCCGAGCCGTCGCAGATTGGCACGCAGATCGGTTTCGCAGCCCATGTAGATGGTGTGGCCGATCTCACCCGCGACTTGGGGCCGGCCGACGAGGTGACCGTCGGGCGTCACCGTCAACTCGGCCAACGCGGGCGTCGTGTAGACACGCTCGAACAGATACCCCACGATGGCCACCATCTGCGGGGGCATATTGGGTTATCGTGTGGGGTCGAGTTTGTGACCGTTGTCAGGGATCGTCATGGGTGGAGTATGACCGACAATGCGACCCTCGCGACAGAGTTCGAGCTCCGATAACAGCCGTCGCGAACCATTGGATGGGCGCGCCCATGGCTGGGCCGGCAAGGATTTCGGCGGGCGGGGCGAGCTGGATACCCCGCCAAGAAAGCTCCACATCGAACACCCGATGACGACGCCAGGCCGCTGCGTCCGTCTTCGGTCCAACGCATCGCCCGCAACAGCGGGTACACATAGAGGATTCTAGTGATCAGTAACGAATGCCCCGAGTGCAGTACTCCGAAACATCCACTCTTGTGCTGTCCCGAGTGCGGATACACCCACCGATTGGCCGCGCAAAGCGCCATGCCGGACACCAATGATTCGAGTCCGGCGGAAGCGTTACAACCGCCGGCGATGATCGCCAATCAGACCACGAGCAGCTCAGCGCCCCTCATCAGCCACAAGCGCCGCCGTCTGACCGCCGTGGCCGGCTCGACGGTCCCCCGTTGCGCGGTCTGCGACAGCCCGGCCGTGACCGGCGAGGCGCTGTGTGCGCAGCATAGCGAGGATGTGGGCCTGGTCGACTAGCCTACTCGGCGATACAGTCGCGGTTCCATCGACACGCACAAAAACGGGGCCAGCGGCCCCGTCGTCGTCAATTGGGCGCGGCCGACGCCGCGCCGCAGAGGTATCAGGAACCGCCGAGGATGGCGTAGGGCACAAGAGGCATCAAACAAATCGCCACAGCCGTCCAAAAGGCACGGCGGTTCCAGGAATGCAGTGCTTCATCGCTCATCGTTGTCACCTCGATTGATCGTTTGGTTGACGTTGGTCTGTCGTACCAACGATCTCGAAGATTGGAACGGTCCAGCAGACTTCAACGAATACCGCAGACACTCCGCGGTATATACCTAGTGTTATGGTAGGTCATTGGGCGATGCCGGTGTGATGCGTCCAAAGGGGGCTCATGGCCGGGTGGGCGGAGCCAGCTGCGGTGTTGCCGCATGCCCCATCATGACGCGCTGCTCGGCCGCTGATAGCGCGCTCTTTCGCACTCAGACCCCGGCGAACTGAGCGATATCCGGGCCAACCTCGCCACACGACAACCAGGCATCCACCTGCGGAAGGTCGCCCGCCACCCGTAGTGCCAGCCGCTCGTACTTGGCGACATCCTCCCCGAAGCCGGCAAAGCTGAACCCCGCAAAGGTGTCGTCCGACGGTGCGTCGCGCTCTTGGAGCCGTGCACGATCTCCGCCCGGCAGGTAGGCGACCTCGAGCGACTCCTCGGGGATGACCGGCCCCCAAGCGGTTAGCAGCGGCCCGCGATCTCTCCGGCCGAACTCAAGGATGAAGCTGCCGCCGTACTTCCAATACTGGATCGACAGCAGATCCTGGGCGTCGTTCCGTAGCCGCATGAAGTGGATGGACTTGCCGACGAAACCGGCCGCAGCGAGCACGGGTACAAGGTGCTTGCGGAACGACTTGCGCATGAGTTCGCCTTCTCGGGACAGCCGAACAAGTATAATTAAAGTGAGAGAGCGGGGATACCTCAGGGTCTGTTCCTGTCTACACGTTAGCTTCTCGCAGAGCTTGCATAGAAATGATGGCAGCAGAAATTAACTCGACTTTGGCCATTTTAGGCGATCTCGATCATCGTGCCAGCCGCGACCGGCAATCGCGGGGCGCGGGTCCGCACGGCGGACCCTGGGGGGACCACGGAACCAACCCGTCAGGCCCGCGGGCGGCCCCGGCGCGGCGGCGCGGAGCGCCGCGCGAGGCCGCTCAGGCGGTCGCGGCCAACTGCGCGAGCACGCGCTCCCAGTCTGGGCGAGAAATTACCACCTGATCCTGATCCGCAAGCGAGTTGACGTAATTCCCCTCGGCCCAAATGGTGCGACGCACCAGCGCCAGGCAGTCGGAAAAGGTGGCCTGCGGCTTGAGGTACCAAGCGGTCGAGCGCGGCAAGGACGCCCAGTGGTCGCGCAGCTGATGCACCATCAAGCAGACGATGGAAAACAGCGCCAGCAACACGGGCGTGGTGCGGGCGATGGCCTTGGCCGCCCACTGGCGTTGCGTCTCGACGCCCAGATGGCGACGCACCTCGGCGAAGGTGACCTCGATCGACCAGCGCCAGACGAACCAGCCGATCACGCGGGCGGGCGCCAACGTCAGGTCGGTCGTGAAAAAGGCCTGGGGATCGAGCGTACCGAGCGGATCGACGACCAACACCCAGCGGATCGGCAGGGGCGGCCACCCCGGGGTGTGCCAGAGACAGACCGCGCTGAGCAGGCGCAGCGTTTTGGTCTCGCCGCGATACCAGTCGACCGTGGTCGCGGTGCCCTGCGTGAGCGCCTCCTCCAGGCGCGTGGCGAGTTTGGCCAGGGCATGGCCCTTCTTCGGCTTGGGGCCGCGGCGCCCCGGCGGCGGCGGTGCGGGCGGCGCAAACAAGCGCGCATCCAGGCGCAGGCGTGAGATCAAGGCCGCCTGCGCGCTGAGGCATTCCCAGCCCAGGCGCACACAGGAATAGCTGCCGTCGCCGACCAAGACCCAACGGCGGCGCGTGAGCCCGCGCGCCACCAACCGGACCATCACAACGGTCCAGTCGATCACGGTTCGATGGGCCTTCCCCGCAGCGACGTTGGCCCGTTGCGATGGCGCCAGCAAGGTCAGGAACGGCAATGCCCAGGGCCGCTGGCTCCACGGCAAGGGGACGATCAACGCCATGCAGATCCAGTGCAGGCCCAGACAGGTCACCACGCGACTTTTGCTCGAGCGGACCGCATCGCGGAACATTCCCTTGGCGGCAATGCGCGCGCCCTTGCGCCGCTCCAGGGTCTCGTCGACCACCACCAGGATCGGCCAGCCGGGCGGCAGCAGCGCCAGCAACAGCCCCAGCAGGATCTGCGACCCCTGCACCCCGGACCAGCACCCCCGACTGAGCACCCGGTGATAACGCTCGAACCGGGGTTCGTGCGCCAGTCCCATGACCCGCAGGGCTGCGGCCACCGTGCGCGGGCCTTGGGCCAGCAGCGTGCCGGTCACCAAGACCTGCACGTGGCGCCAGGTCGGGGCGGTGAACAGGGGCGCAAACGCGAATAAAATCGGTACAATCGAGGCTGGCAGGTGGGGCATCCGCGGGTACGTCCGTTGTCTTGGTCGATCGCGGACGGTACTCCATTGGTGGCCCGCCTGCCTCCCCCTGTGCATCGCCGCAGGCCACGCCTGCCGATGGACCGCGGCTGGTCGCGACGATCGGCCGCCGCAAGCCCCGGCTTAGCACACGCTTCGGCACCGCTTTGGCGTCACGTGCGGGTCCTGCGCCCAGCTGCAAAAATGGCCAAAGTCGAGATTAAGAAATTGAGTATTTCTGAGCGTCTTCGGACAATGGAAACGATATGGACTCGCTTTTGTATGATGACGCCCATATGCCTTCACCAGGCTGGCACGGGAGTATCCTTGTAGAAAGGAAGAAAAAAATCGATGATGGATCGGCGACGTTTTTGTCCGTTGACGAAGTAAAAGAAAGACATAAGTAGGCGATGGAAATAAGAGATGTCTTCCTTCTAGAGGCAGCTGTAGCTGATATTGAGAGTGGCCGACTTTTCTATGAAGAACAGCAACCCGGTCTGGGCCACATCGTTACCCACATCTCCGCTCCCCATGATCCGCTGCGGGGCGGGGGCTGGACACAGAACCGCTGAGCTGGTGAAATTGTCCCCTCGTCAACCGCAGGGGGCAAGGTACAGTGAGCGAGCAGAGGCCGGAGAAACTGTGTGGGCGGGCATTGAGTGCGACCGATCTGGAGGTGATCCGAGAGGAGATCCGCCGTGCCGAGCCGGCGAACCGTGCCGAGATTGCCCGGCGGGTGTGCCGGGCCCTGGAGTGGACGAACGCGCTGGGTGAGCCGAAGCTGATGAGCGCCCGGGTGGGGCTGTTGCGGCTGCACCGGGCGGGCCTGATCGAGTTGCCGGCACCGCGCTGGGGCAATGGCAATGGGCGCGCACTGACGCACGCGGCGGTGCTGTGGCCGCCAGCAATCGCTTTGGACGGGCGGGTGGATGCGCTCTCGGGTGTGCGCCTGAGCGTGGTGCGCGAGAAGGCGGCTTCGCGGTTATGGAACGGCCTCGTCGATCGCTACCACTACCTCGGTTACAGTCCGCTGCCGGGGGCGCAGATGCGCTACCTGATCGAATCGGATCAAGGTCTGCTCGGCGCCTTGGGCTTCGGGGCGGCGGCCTGGAAGGTCGGCGTGCGCGACGCCTGGATCGGCTGGGACCGGTTGCAGCGCGAAGCGCGCCCGGGCGCGGTGGTGAACAATGCCCGCTTTCTGCTGCTGCCGTGGATTCGCGTGCAGCACTTGGCCTCCAAGGTGCTGGGGCTCGCGGCACGGCGGGTGGGCAGCGATTTTGCCGAGCGCTACGGCGAGCGGCCGGTGCTGCTGGAGACCTTTGTGGAGTTGGCGCGCTACCGCGGAACCTGTTACGCGGCGGCCAATTGGCAGTACCCGGGCGAGACGCAAGGGCGGGGCAAGTGCGATGTCGCCCATCGCGCGACGTTGCCGCGCAAGGGCGTCTTCGTCTACCCGCTGCGCGCGGACTTCCGCCGCGCCTTGGGGGTGGCGGCATGAGCGCGCTGGTGGCGGAGTTGGCGGACATCGATCTGGGTGACGTGCGTCTGAATCGTCGCGCGCGGCGGGTGCTGCAACGCCTGGGTGAGAAACCGATGCTGAGTCTTCCGAGCGCCTGCGGTGGCTGGGGCGATACCCGTGCGGCCTACCGGCTGTTTGATCATGCCGCGGTCAGCGCCGAGGCGGTGCTCGCCCCGCATTACGCCTGCACCGTCGAGCGGATACGCGAGCACCCACGGGTGCTGTGTATCGAAGACACCTCGGAGCTCGACTACACCGGCAAGAGCGATATCCAGGGCCTGGGGCCGCTCAACTACGAGACCCGCCGGGGGCTGTATCTGCATCCAACCCTGGCGGTGACCCCCGATCGGTTGGCGCTGGGCCTACTCCATGCCCACACTTGGGTGCGTGAGCCCGGCAGCCTCGCCCAGCCCAAGGACGCCGCTCGCCCGATCGAAGAGAAGGAAAGCCTGCGCTGGATCGACGGCTTCGCGCGGGTGAACGAACTGGCCGAGCAACTGCCCGAGACGCGCC contains:
- a CDS encoding Druantia anti-phage system protein DruA is translated as MSEQRPEKLCGRALSATDLEVIREEIRRAEPANRAEIARRVCRALEWTNALGEPKLMSARVGLLRLHRAGLIELPAPRWGNGNGRALTHAAVLWPPAIALDGRVDALSGVRLSVVREKAASRLWNGLVDRYHYLGYSPLPGAQMRYLIESDQGLLGALGFGAAAWKVGVRDAWIGWDRLQREARPGAVVNNARFLLLPWIRVQHLASKVLGLAARRVGSDFAERYGERPVLLETFVELARYRGTCYAAANWQYPGETQGRGKCDVAHRATLPRKGVFVYPLRADFRRALGVAA